In a genomic window of Streptomyces sp. NBC_01231:
- a CDS encoding CDP-alcohol phosphatidyltransferase family protein, giving the protein MSEFAEVLRQLSTAQKPSKGASLYTLFVNRPAGRVLAAVAYRVGATPNQLTVLGALFTFPALAAVALLPPGPTMAVCVGAALAVGFALDAADGQLARGQRSGSPSGEWLDHVLDCIKIVALHLVVLVSFYRFFSLPSPAFLLAPMVFQLAAVVIFFGGILTEKLKLRTPGRGQAGSTAGLRSVLLLPVDYGLTCISFLFLGSQHVFLSVYCALLLAHVLFMAVFLVKWFRELS; this is encoded by the coding sequence GTGTCCGAATTTGCCGAGGTACTGAGACAGCTGTCAACGGCGCAGAAGCCCTCGAAGGGGGCATCGCTCTACACCCTGTTCGTCAATCGTCCGGCCGGCCGTGTACTGGCCGCCGTGGCCTACCGAGTGGGCGCGACGCCCAATCAGCTGACCGTTCTGGGCGCCCTGTTCACCTTTCCGGCCCTGGCGGCGGTCGCCCTGCTGCCGCCCGGACCGACGATGGCCGTCTGCGTCGGCGCGGCTCTGGCAGTGGGGTTCGCCCTGGACGCGGCGGACGGTCAGCTCGCGCGCGGGCAGCGCTCGGGGAGCCCGTCCGGCGAATGGCTCGATCACGTCCTGGACTGCATCAAGATCGTCGCCCTCCACCTGGTGGTACTGGTGTCGTTCTACCGTTTCTTCTCCTTGCCCAGCCCGGCCTTTCTGCTGGCACCGATGGTGTTCCAGCTGGCCGCCGTGGTGATCTTCTTCGGCGGGATCCTGACGGAGAAACTCAAGCTGCGGACACCGGGCCGAGGCCAGGCCGGGTCGACGGCGGGATTGCGGTCCGTGCTGCTCCTGCCGGTCGACTACGGCCTGACCTGCATCAGCTTCCTATTCCTGGGGAGTCAGCACGTCTTCCTTTCGGTGTACTGCGCGCTGCTGCTGGCCCATGTCCTGTTCATGGCCGTCTTTCTGGTCAAGTGGTTCCGCGAGTTGAGCTGA
- a CDS encoding fibronectin type III domain-containing protein produces the protein MCTAALLDASLAAAADGSGPLAADPLSTWQTDGIVWSLASANGVVYVGGTFGTVRPPGAAPGQRSVKRTNFAAFDATTGKLLPCAPSFTGLNHTVRAMKASPDGRTLYVGGSFNTVGSTRAANVVALKTADCSLSKDFHPSVSATVRAVDTTDSAVYLGGDFGRVSGQVRNRIAAFAPKGSLLPFKADLDHPVRALSAAASHGRVFVGGDFESVNGNHDRALVTLNATSGSTLLSYPGWFPPQSSVKAIARDTTRFYVGAEGHGPGIFDGRIAGRLTNGTMVWKDTCRGATQALVPFQGVLYSASHAHDCAETPGGFPDRGDRQHLLAQSMADRRILHWFPDTNDGLGEHVGPRALAVAQGVLWVGGEFTQVNEKPQQGITRFGSRDTGAPKVPALSLAATEAGKVTIAWRASWDRDDASLTYKIYRDGTLVARQTESSTYWDRPQMRYTDSVKAGSRHRYTIEVTDGTNTSRKSAALTVTAPPKAPSRTAGGRP, from the coding sequence GTGTGCACCGCAGCCCTGCTCGACGCCTCCCTCGCCGCGGCCGCCGACGGCTCCGGTCCGCTCGCCGCCGATCCGCTGAGCACCTGGCAGACGGACGGCATCGTCTGGTCGCTGGCTTCGGCGAACGGCGTCGTCTATGTCGGAGGAACCTTCGGCACCGTCCGCCCGCCGGGTGCCGCGCCCGGCCAACGGTCGGTGAAACGCACCAACTTCGCCGCGTTCGACGCCACGACCGGCAAGCTGCTGCCCTGCGCGCCGTCGTTCACCGGCCTGAACCACACCGTGCGGGCCATGAAGGCCTCGCCCGACGGCCGGACGCTGTACGTGGGCGGTTCCTTCAACACCGTCGGATCCACCCGGGCGGCGAACGTGGTCGCCCTCAAGACCGCCGACTGCTCACTGAGCAAGGACTTCCACCCCTCTGTCTCCGCCACCGTCCGGGCCGTCGACACGACGGACAGCGCGGTATACCTCGGAGGCGATTTCGGCCGCGTCAGCGGTCAGGTCAGGAATCGCATCGCCGCCTTCGCCCCCAAGGGCTCCCTGCTGCCCTTCAAGGCGGATCTCGACCACCCGGTGCGCGCCCTGTCGGCCGCGGCATCACACGGCAGGGTCTTCGTCGGTGGCGACTTCGAGTCGGTCAACGGAAACCACGACCGCGCGCTGGTCACCCTCAACGCCACCAGCGGCTCGACGCTGCTGTCCTACCCGGGCTGGTTCCCACCCCAGTCGTCGGTGAAGGCGATCGCGCGTGACACCACCCGTTTCTACGTGGGCGCCGAGGGCCACGGGCCGGGCATCTTCGACGGCCGCATCGCGGGCCGTCTCACCAACGGCACCATGGTGTGGAAGGACACCTGCCGCGGCGCCACCCAGGCCCTCGTGCCCTTCCAGGGAGTCCTCTACAGCGCCTCACACGCGCACGACTGCGCCGAGACGCCCGGCGGGTTCCCCGACAGGGGGGACCGGCAGCACCTGCTGGCCCAGTCGATGGCGGACCGGAGGATCCTGCACTGGTTCCCCGACACCAACGACGGACTCGGCGAGCACGTGGGGCCGCGCGCCCTGGCGGTCGCGCAGGGGGTCCTGTGGGTGGGCGGAGAGTTCACCCAGGTCAACGAGAAGCCGCAGCAGGGCATCACCCGCTTCGGAAGTCGTGACACCGGAGCGCCGAAGGTTCCCGCCCTCTCGCTCGCAGCCACCGAGGCCGGCAAGGTCACCATCGCCTGGCGCGCCTCGTGGGACCGTGACGACGCGTCGCTGACCTACAAGATCTACCGGGACGGCACGCTCGTGGCACGCCAGACGGAGTCCTCCACCTACTGGGACCGCCCGCAGATGCGCTACACGGACTCCGTGAAGGCCGGCTCGCGCCACCGGTACACGATCGAGGTGACGGACGGGACGAACACCTCGCGCAAGTCCGCCGCCCTGACCGTGACCGCGCCGCCGAAGGCCCCCTCGAGAACGGCGGGTGGCCGACCGTGA